In Candidatus Binataceae bacterium, one genomic interval encodes:
- a CDS encoding NADH-quinone oxidoreductase subunit N — protein MDLGNFASLAHFLPELLLTGGLLLLVIVDLLVTNKTHLGDLALIITAGALLLIALTPVTASAWLFHRMLVFDGFAMFFRALIALAALVAVWMSMGSEEVRGCDQGEYYAILLASTVAMFLMAESANLLMAYLSLEFVSLTSYILTGFLRHNRRSLEAALKYLIYGGVASGTMIYGMSWIFGISGSLDFAVINKALTTHGALPVLTVFISLVLILAGMGYKVASVPFHMWAPDVYTGAPIPITTFLAIGSKAAGFALLTRFFFPAISSLTASGSWQVPKGVDWPQLLLVICVITMTLGNLAALQQTNMKRLLAYSSIAQAGYALMGFVVLSNDGIRAMMFYLFAYYLMDAGAFLVVMIVANSTGREDIDAYRGLAWRGGVVPAIALSIFLLSLTGIPLTIGFIGKFYLFAAVIHGGFYVLAIVGVMNSVVSLYYYMRPIKTMFLDLPNGDEGKIAGDTWNYGLMGVLAGATIALGIYWTPIITFANRSLNFFVGPV, from the coding sequence ATGGACCTGGGAAACTTCGCGAGCCTAGCTCATTTTCTGCCCGAGCTGCTGCTGACCGGGGGCCTTCTGCTCCTGGTCATCGTCGATCTGCTGGTCACAAACAAGACCCACCTGGGCGACCTGGCCCTGATCATCACCGCCGGCGCACTGCTGCTGATTGCGCTGACCCCGGTTACCGCGAGTGCCTGGCTGTTTCACAGGATGCTGGTGTTCGACGGCTTCGCGATGTTTTTTCGCGCGCTGATTGCGCTGGCCGCGCTGGTTGCGGTCTGGATGTCGATGGGCTCCGAGGAAGTGCGGGGGTGCGATCAGGGCGAATACTACGCCATCCTGCTCGCGAGCACGGTGGCGATGTTTTTGATGGCCGAGTCGGCGAATCTTTTGATGGCGTATCTTTCACTCGAGTTCGTGAGCTTGACTTCGTACATCCTGACCGGGTTTCTGCGCCACAACCGGCGCTCGCTGGAGGCCGCGCTCAAGTATCTCATCTACGGCGGGGTCGCATCGGGCACGATGATTTACGGGATGAGCTGGATCTTCGGTATCAGTGGCTCGCTCGATTTCGCCGTTATCAACAAGGCCCTGACCACTCACGGCGCGCTCCCGGTGCTGACGGTGTTCATTTCGCTGGTCCTGATCCTGGCCGGGATGGGCTACAAGGTCGCGTCGGTGCCGTTTCACATGTGGGCGCCCGATGTGTACACGGGCGCGCCGATTCCGATCACCACCTTTCTGGCGATCGGATCCAAGGCCGCGGGGTTCGCGCTGCTGACCCGGTTTTTCTTTCCCGCCATCTCCTCGCTCACCGCAAGCGGAAGCTGGCAGGTGCCAAAGGGTGTCGATTGGCCGCAACTGCTGCTGGTCATCTGCGTCATAACGATGACGCTGGGCAATCTCGCCGCGCTGCAGCAGACCAACATGAAGCGGCTGTTGGCGTATTCGAGTATCGCGCAGGCGGGCTACGCGTTGATGGGGTTCGTGGTGCTGTCGAACGACGGAATCCGTGCGATGATGTTCTACCTGTTCGCCTACTACCTAATGGATGCGGGCGCGTTCCTGGTGGTGATGATCGTCGCCAACAGTACCGGTCGCGAAGATATCGATGCCTACCGCGGGCTCGCATGGCGGGGCGGAGTGGTCCCGGCGATTGCGCTGAGCATCTTCCTGCTGTCGCTGACGGGTATCCCGCTCACGATCGGGTTCATCGGCAAGTTCTATTTGTTCGCCGCGGTTATCCACGGGGGGTTCTATGTGCTCGCGATCGTGGGCGTGATGAATTCGGTGGTTTCGCTCTACTACTACATGCGTCCGATCAAGACGATGTTCCTGGATTTGCCCAACGGCGACGAGGGCAAGATTGCCGGCGACACCTGGAACTACGGCCTGATGGGGGTACTGGCGGGCGCGACGATCGCACTAGGTATCTACTGGACGCCGATCATCACGTTCGCCAACCGCTCGCTGAATTTCTTCGTCGGGCCGGTCTAA